The nucleotide sequence AAACTGAATATGTACCGGCTGGGCATAGATCTCGGGTCATCTTATACAAAAGGGGTCCTGGTTGATGAGAACAACCGGATGACTAATTTTCTATGCGTAAAATCGGGATATAACTTCAATAATGCCTCAGCGAAAATCATCGCCCATTTCTCGGAAAAGCATGAGATCGAATACCCTGTTTATACATGTGGTTACGGCCGTGAACAGATCCAGGCCAGTTTTATCCCCAATTCGGAATTGATCGCACTTTCCAGGGCGGTGTACCAGATATATCAGCACGCTTGTTCTATCATCGACATTGGCGGGCAGGATACGAAATTTATCCAGGTGAATGCACTCGGCCAGGTTGATAAATTCAAGATGAACCGGAAATGTGCAGCCGGGACAGGTTCCTTCCTGGAGGAAATTGCTTTCCGGTTGGATGTGACACCCGCGGAATTCACGGAGTTTGCAAAGGATGCCACCCAGGAGGTGAAGATCAACAGTTTCTGCACCGTATTTGCCATTTCGGAAATCATCGGCATGATCAAGAACGGAACCACTTTGCCGAATATCATCATCGGCATTTACAACTCCATTATTTTAAGATCGATAGAGATGTCGCTGGTTGAGGATCACCTGGTAATCACCGGCGGGTTACCGGCGATGCACCCGATTATCGTCAGCCTTTTCAAAGATAGATATCCCGATTCTGAGAGCCCTGAGCACTCACAGTTCCTTGCTGCTTATGGGTGCGTGCTTTTAAACAGTAAGAGATCATAATAACCATTCAACTCAGCATATGAACAAACAACCGAAAGAAGTAGTGATCGTAAGTGCGGCAAGAACACCGATTGGCAAACACGGCGGCTATTACAATTACCTGCCTGCCGAAGACCTGGCCGTTCTGGCGGTATATGAAGCCATTATGCGATCCGGGATAGACCTGGCGAAGACCAGGATTGACCAGGTGGTTGCCGGGATGATCTACATCGATTCGCTGAGCCAGCAGATTTACCTGCCGAGAAATGTTGCGGTAAGGGTTGCAGAAAAATTTAATGATAAAGAGAACCTGCGCGTAGCCCCGGGGAAGACTACCGTGCGAATTTGCGGGACCGGCTTCCAGGTGCTGGCCGACGGGTTCGACCAATTGATGTCGGATACTGAAAATGCAAGTTGCGTCTTGTCGTTTGCCACCGAGAACATGTCGCAGACCAACCTGGTCCATCAGGGACGCAGGAAAAAGGACAGCGTCTGGGATTTCGAAGATGCCCCGCTCCGGGATTACCTGATGGAGGGATTCAACCATAACCTCTTCAAAACACTGATGCCGAAAACTGCCGAATTATATGGTACACAGACAGGGATCACACGCAAAGACTGTGATGAATTTTCATACCTCAGCCATACCCGTGCCATGAAGGCCCAGTCGAAGCAATGGAACAGGTTTGCCAGTCCCGGTTCAAACGATTATCTGCAGGGCATTTTCACTCTCGACACCGTTGATCAGGCCGGTAATGCCATCAGCGTTTGGCGGGATGAAGGGACCAAGTACGATATCAGTTTGGATGAACTGGCCAACCTGCGTCCTATGCTTAAACCCGATGGGCTGGTAACGCCCGGCAACGCGAGCCAGATCAGCGATGGCGCAGCAGCAGCCTTGCTGATGGAGCGCACCTTCGCCGATAAACACCACATCCCCTACCTGGCAAAGATCAAAGGGTACCAGTTCTCCACGGTTCCGCCCGAGATCATGGGCCAAGGCCCGGTACCTGCCATTCATAATCTTCTTGCAAAGCTGGATATGAAAAAAGAGGAGATCGACCTGTTTGAGGTCAATGAGGCATTTGCCGCACAGTACCTGGGCGTTGAGAAGGAACTCGGGCTCCCGCGCGAGCGTACGAATGTAAACGGGGGCGCCATTGCCATAGGGCACAACATTGCCGCCTCCGGCCTGCGCATCACCATCGACCTTATTTATGAATTAAAACGGCAGGGACTGAAAACCGGCATCGCATCCGCCTGTATCGGCGGGGGCCAGGGCGGAGCAATCTGCGTGGAAATTGTTTAGTTAGCGCAATGTTTTAATAACCAGACAGACCACTTGACAATGAAACAAAAGGCAGAAGCGAAATGACAGAATTAAAAGAAATAAAATTTGGAACTGCATGATAGTAAGATCGTTAATTTTAATCTAAAAAAATATAATGGCTGAAAAAAGTATAAAACAGATACTTAGTCTTTGGCAGGAAGATAAAGAGCACTATAAAACCACAGAAGTTGGATCAGGTGTTCAAAAGTTTGTCAAAGAGGTTTTAAAAAGCCATGAACTTTTTGACTTGGGTGAAGGTAAGCTTAACACACCCGTCAATAAAAGAAAAAACGAGTTTCTTGAAGAAACCAAAAATAAAGGAAGACGGGCTGATATAGTAATTTTTATTGACGGTGATATTATTATTCCTGTCGAAGTTGAAAAACACGGCAATATCGAAGCTGGTAAACTTCAGCTTTTTCAGTATCAGAGCGACTGGATTAAAAAATACGGGCTTCTTACTGACGGTGACGAATGGCGCTTTTACAACAATCGTTTCCCCGTAAAAAGTTTCAGGATAAAAGACATACTGCATGATCCTACTGACCTGCTCACTTTTTGGAAAGAGTATGTACAACCTGAATATTACTATCGTTCATTTTTTGAAAAGAAAGGTCAATTTGAATTTTTTGAAAAAGATATTCCAAAGGTTGATGATGTTCGCGAAGATTTTTTTAATGACATCACTAAACTTATTGAGAATTTTAAAAACAAACTAAACCTGAAAGGTTATTTCAAAGAAGTAAAAGAGGAAATAGAAAGAGAAAAGAAAGCTGTTGAAATCACTTATGCTTATTTGATTCAGTTTATCTTATACAAAGTTTTGGTAGATAATGGCTTTTCTGATTTTGCTGAAGATTGGAACCAACGGCTTAATAGTATTGATAAAGAAATTAAGTCTGAAAGTTACCATAGCGTTTTATCATTAATAAAAACTATAAGCGATAAAATCTCTGATAAAATTTATAAGCGGTTCAACGACGAACAGCTTATGATTAATGAGAAATTGAAAGATATCCTGGCACAGCCCAAAACAGAGATCGCTGATGTTTCCGTTTGGCTTGATATTATTCTCTTCATTAACCGTTACGATTTTGCCAATGTCCAAAATGAGATATTTGGTTATGTTTATGAGAATTATCTGAAAGACCTTTATCTTGACGAAAAGAAGGGCCAGTATTTTACCGATCCGCATGTAGTTGAGTTCATGCTCAACGAAATGGGCTATAATAAAAAAAATCTCCAAAATCGATATGCAAAAGACAAAGACAGCATTTCTATAATTGACCCATCCTGCGGTTCAGGTACTTTTCTTTATAATGCTACCAACCGTATTATTGATGCTTTTTTTGATCAAAGCAACGCATCTGCAAAACAATCGGAACAAATAATCAACGATAACATTTTTGGGCTTGATATTGCCGAGTTTCCGCTGTACCTTGCAGAAATGAATATTCTAATGCGGATGCTTCCGATAATATTCAACAAGCGTTATAATAACCCCGTTGACCAAAAAATAAAAGTATTCAAAACCCGCGATAGTATTGCGGAATTTTTAGATACTGCATTAAAAAACACAATAACTGATATTAATGCTGCATTTAAAAAACAACAAATACAATTAGATTTATTCACTAAAACGCTTGATTTGGGTTATGATAGTTTTATGCGAGACAAGAGTGATTTGAATAACTTAAAGGAGAGTC is from Bacteroidales bacterium and encodes:
- a CDS encoding thiolase family protein; this translates as MNKQPKEVVIVSAARTPIGKHGGYYNYLPAEDLAVLAVYEAIMRSGIDLAKTRIDQVVAGMIYIDSLSQQIYLPRNVAVRVAEKFNDKENLRVAPGKTTVRICGTGFQVLADGFDQLMSDTENASCVLSFATENMSQTNLVHQGRRKKDSVWDFEDAPLRDYLMEGFNHNLFKTLMPKTAELYGTQTGITRKDCDEFSYLSHTRAMKAQSKQWNRFASPGSNDYLQGIFTLDTVDQAGNAISVWRDEGTKYDISLDELANLRPMLKPDGLVTPGNASQISDGAAAALLMERTFADKHHIPYLAKIKGYQFSTVPPEIMGQGPVPAIHNLLAKLDMKKEEIDLFEVNEAFAAQYLGVEKELGLPRERTNVNGGAIAIGHNIAASGLRITIDLIYELKRQGLKTGIASACIGGGQGGAICVEIV
- a CDS encoding acyl-CoA dehydratase activase, coding for MYRLGIDLGSSYTKGVLVDENNRMTNFLCVKSGYNFNNASAKIIAHFSEKHEIEYPVYTCGYGREQIQASFIPNSELIALSRAVYQIYQHACSIIDIGGQDTKFIQVNALGQVDKFKMNRKCAAGTGSFLEEIAFRLDVTPAEFTEFAKDATQEVKINSFCTVFAISEIIGMIKNGTTLPNIIIGIYNSIILRSIEMSLVEDHLVITGGLPAMHPIIVSLFKDRYPDSESPEHSQFLAAYGCVLLNSKRS